The Pseudomonas sp. G2-4 genome window below encodes:
- a CDS encoding aspartate/glutamate racemase family protein: MRILVVNVNTTESITQAIARQAQAVAAPGTEIIGLTPFFGADSIEGNFESYLAAIAVMDRVMSYDQPFDAVIQAGYGEHGREGLQELLNVPVVDITDAGASTAMFLGHAYSVVTTLDRTVPLIEDRLKLSGLFDRCASVRASGLAVLELEQDPQRAVEAIVRQAELAVSQDKAEVICLGCGGMAGLDEQIRQRTGVPVVDGVTAAVTIAESLVRLGLSTSKVRTYATPRPKTIIGWPGLLGR, from the coding sequence ATGCGAATTCTCGTGGTCAACGTCAACACCACCGAATCCATCACCCAGGCCATCGCCCGCCAAGCCCAAGCCGTGGCGGCGCCGGGCACCGAGATCATCGGGCTCACGCCGTTTTTCGGCGCCGACTCCATCGAAGGCAACTTTGAAAGCTACCTGGCAGCCATTGCGGTGATGGACCGGGTGATGTCCTACGATCAGCCGTTCGACGCGGTGATCCAGGCCGGCTACGGCGAACATGGCCGAGAAGGCTTGCAGGAACTGCTGAATGTGCCGGTGGTGGACATTACCGACGCCGGCGCCAGCACCGCCATGTTCCTGGGCCACGCCTATTCGGTGGTCACCACCCTGGACCGCACCGTGCCGCTGATCGAAGACCGCCTCAAATTGTCCGGCCTGTTCGACCGCTGCGCCTCGGTACGGGCCAGTGGCCTGGCGGTGCTGGAGCTTGAGCAGGACCCGCAACGGGCGGTTGAAGCCATCGTGCGCCAGGCCGAACTGGCGGTCAGCCAGGACAAGGCCGAGGTGATCTGCCTGGGGTGCGGCGGCATGGCCGGGCTCGATGAGCAGATCCGCCAGCGCACCGGGGTGCCAGTGGTCGATGGTGTGACCGCTGCGGTGACCATTGCCGAATCCCTGGTGCGGCTGGGGTTGTCGACCTCGAAAGTGCGCACCTATGCGACGCCTCGGCCCAAGACCATCATTGGTTGGCCGGGGCTGTTGGGGCGGTGA
- a CDS encoding HAD-IA family hydrolase produces the protein MNAPLKEFGPIKAVIFDMDGLLLDTEGIYTEVTSIIAERYGRTFDWSVKQNIIGRGAGDLARYVVQALELPITPEEFLVIREPLMRERFPHALAMPGAEELVRHLKASGVPIAVGTSSSSQSFALKTTLHRDWFALFDFIVTADDPEVTAAKPAPDIFLTAARRLGVAPRDCLVFEDSPFGVTAAKAAGMTAIAIPDSAMADEKYAHADGIIRSLKMFQPGLCGLPELEWA, from the coding sequence ATGAATGCACCGCTGAAAGAGTTTGGCCCGATCAAGGCTGTAATTTTCGACATGGATGGGCTGCTGCTGGACACCGAGGGGATTTACACCGAGGTCACCTCCATCATCGCCGAGCGCTACGGGCGCACGTTCGACTGGAGCGTCAAGCAGAACATCATCGGTCGTGGTGCCGGGGATCTGGCCCGTTATGTGGTCCAGGCGCTGGAGTTGCCGATCACTCCCGAGGAGTTCCTGGTGATTCGTGAGCCGCTGATGCGTGAGCGCTTTCCCCATGCGCTGGCAATGCCGGGCGCCGAGGAGCTGGTGCGGCACCTGAAGGCCAGTGGCGTTCCGATAGCGGTGGGCACCAGTTCGTCGAGCCAGTCGTTTGCGCTTAAAACTACCTTGCACCGGGACTGGTTCGCGCTGTTCGACTTCATCGTGACGGCGGACGACCCTGAAGTCACTGCGGCGAAACCGGCGCCGGATATCTTCCTCACTGCCGCACGCCGCCTGGGCGTTGCTCCGCGCGACTGCCTGGTGTTCGAGGATTCACCGTTCGGTGTGACGGCTGCAAAAGCCGCCGGCATGACCGCCATTGCCATTCCGGATTCAGCCATGGCTGACGAAAAATACGCCCATGCCGACGGGATCATTCGCTCCTTGAAGATGTTCCAGCCAGGCCTTTGTGGCTTGCCGGAATTGGAGTGGGCCTAA
- a CDS encoding LysR family transcriptional regulator: protein METFSSIECFVRSAEVGSFAEAARRLSVTPAAVGKSVAKLEARMGVRLFQRSTRSLALTEAGQLFLREVSSSFNTIQNAVANLASASGQPAGTLKVSMGTAFGRLYVVPLLGEFLQRYPAINPDWHFDNRQVDLIGQGFDAAIGGGFELPLGVVARKLTVAHRVLVASTDYLQHHGPLIEPEDLAHHHGILIRSPQTGRIRSWQLTSRTRQHSPLMLKARMTMSDSEAACATAAQGLGIALVSMPFAVSYLESGVLQRVLPDWYVDDGNISIYYAEHKLLPGKTRAFVDFIIEQFAAQGLGERFSAV, encoded by the coding sequence ATGGAAACCTTTAGCAGTATCGAATGCTTTGTGCGCAGCGCCGAAGTCGGCAGCTTTGCCGAGGCTGCGCGGCGCTTGAGCGTGACCCCGGCGGCGGTGGGTAAAAGCGTGGCCAAGCTCGAAGCGCGGATGGGCGTCCGGCTGTTCCAGCGTAGCACCCGTAGCCTGGCCCTGACTGAAGCCGGCCAGCTGTTCTTGAGGGAAGTCAGCAGCAGTTTCAATACCATCCAGAACGCCGTCGCCAACCTGGCCAGTGCCAGTGGGCAGCCGGCAGGGACGCTGAAGGTGAGCATGGGCACGGCGTTCGGTCGATTGTATGTCGTGCCGTTACTGGGGGAGTTTTTGCAACGTTACCCGGCGATCAATCCGGACTGGCATTTCGATAACCGCCAGGTGGACCTGATCGGCCAAGGCTTCGATGCCGCCATCGGGGGTGGTTTTGAGTTGCCCTTGGGTGTGGTGGCGCGCAAGTTGACGGTGGCCCATCGGGTGCTGGTCGCCTCAACAGACTATCTGCAACACCATGGGCCGCTGATCGAGCCGGAGGATTTGGCGCACCACCACGGCATCCTGATCCGCTCGCCCCAGACTGGGCGTATTCGTTCCTGGCAACTGACCAGCCGCACCCGGCAACACAGCCCGCTCATGCTTAAGGCCCGTATGACCATGAGCGATTCGGAAGCGGCCTGCGCCACCGCAGCCCAAGGGCTGGGCATCGCCCTGGTGAGCATGCCGTTCGCCGTTTCCTACCTGGAATCCGGCGTGTTGCAACGGGTGCTGCCGGACTGGTACGTCGACGATGGCAACATTTCCATCTATTACGCTGAGCACAAACTCTTACCGGGCAAGACCCGGGCGTTTGTGGATTTCATCATTGAGCAGTTTGCCGCGCAGGGGTTGGGGGAGCGGTTTAGCGCGGTTTGA
- a CDS encoding alpha-L-glutamate ligase-like protein, protein MFGLWKTWKALEARGIMGINRRNADYVLKYNKRSLYPIVDDKIITKERAIAAGIHVPELYGVISTEKEIDKLDAIIGGRTDFVIKPAQGAGGDGIIVIADRFEGRYRTVSGKIISHEEIEHHVSSILTGLYSLGGHRDRALIEYRVTPDQIFKSISYEGVPDIRIIVLMGYPVMAMLRLPTRQSGGKANLHQGAIGVGVDLATGLTLRGTWLNNIITKHPDTTNAVDGVQLPYWDGFMKLAAGCYELCGLGYIGVDMVLDQEKGPLILELNARPGLNIQIANDCGLTLRTHAVEARLEELKARGVVETVEERVAFAQELFGHIPPVEG, encoded by the coding sequence ATGTTCGGCCTCTGGAAGACCTGGAAGGCCCTGGAAGCCCGGGGCATCATGGGCATCAACCGGCGCAATGCCGACTACGTGCTCAAGTACAACAAGCGCAGCCTGTACCCCATCGTCGATGACAAGATCATCACCAAGGAACGGGCCATCGCTGCCGGCATCCACGTGCCGGAACTGTACGGGGTAATCTCCACCGAGAAGGAAATCGACAAGCTCGATGCGATCATCGGTGGACGTACCGATTTCGTGATCAAGCCGGCCCAGGGCGCGGGCGGCGACGGCATCATCGTGATCGCCGACCGCTTCGAGGGGCGTTATCGCACGGTGTCCGGCAAGATCATCAGCCACGAGGAAATCGAGCACCACGTTTCCAGCATCCTCACCGGCTTGTACTCCTTGGGCGGGCACCGTGACCGGGCGCTGATCGAGTACCGCGTGACGCCGGACCAGATCTTCAAGAGCATCAGCTATGAAGGCGTGCCGGACATCCGCATCATCGTGTTGATGGGCTATCCGGTGATGGCCATGCTGCGCTTGCCAACGCGTCAATCCGGCGGCAAGGCCAACCTGCACCAGGGCGCCATCGGCGTGGGTGTCGACCTCGCCACCGGCCTGACCCTGCGCGGCACCTGGCTGAACAACATCATTACCAAACACCCCGACACCACCAACGCGGTGGACGGTGTCCAGCTCCCCTACTGGGACGGGTTCATGAAGCTGGCCGCCGGTTGCTATGAGCTGTGCGGGCTGGGCTACATCGGCGTCGACATGGTGCTGGACCAGGAGAAAGGTCCGTTGATCCTGGAACTGAACGCCAGGCCGGGGCTGAACATCCAGATCGCCAACGATTGCGGCCTGACCCTGCGCACCCACGCCGTGGAAGCACGCCTGGAAGAGCTCAAGGCCCGTGGCGTCGTTGAAACCGTGGAAGAACGCGTAGCGTTTGCCCAGGAGTTGTTTGGGCATATTCCGCCGGTTGAAGGCTGA
- a CDS encoding nucleotidyltransferase family protein — protein MTLTVESLVRIAMTNPINAQITSRLPSLGLDQCLLTAGCLFQAIWNHQSKRPPAWGVKDYDVFYFDPDLSWEAENEVINAAQRLFQDLDANIEIKNQARVHLWYGQRFGKPYPQLQSARDGIDRYLVAGTCIGLDAETGEVYAPYGLDDVEQGVLRINPKNPLPDLFDEKAKSYQARWPWLRIMDDLR, from the coding sequence ATGACATTGACGGTCGAAAGCTTGGTCAGGATCGCAATGACCAATCCAATCAACGCGCAAATCACCTCGCGCCTACCTTCACTCGGTCTGGATCAATGCCTGCTCACGGCTGGTTGCCTGTTCCAAGCCATCTGGAATCATCAGTCGAAGCGGCCACCCGCGTGGGGCGTGAAGGATTACGACGTTTTTTACTTTGACCCTGACCTGTCTTGGGAGGCCGAGAACGAGGTTATCAACGCCGCCCAGCGTCTCTTCCAGGACCTCGACGCCAATATTGAGATCAAGAACCAGGCTCGCGTCCACCTTTGGTACGGTCAGCGGTTTGGCAAGCCTTATCCTCAGCTTCAGTCAGCCCGGGATGGCATTGATCGTTATCTGGTTGCGGGTACGTGTATTGGACTGGACGCGGAAACCGGTGAGGTCTATGCGCCCTATGGCCTGGACGACGTAGAGCAAGGCGTTCTTCGTATCAACCCAAAGAATCCCCTGCCAGATTTATTCGATGAGAAGGCGAAAAGTTATCAGGCTCGCTGGCCTTGGCTCAGGATCATGGATGACCTTCGCTGA
- a CDS encoding response regulator, with amino-acid sequence MTDWLQSYGEMAERIRGHDWGENPLGPPKQWPDVLKTTVALSLASHFPQAIVWGPDLITVYNDAFLTILGNKPEALGRRFDEVWQEVWSDIGPIVQGAFGGQATYIENFPLVIERGGGLEQAYFTFCYSPIRDQFGKVVGMLDTVTETTSTVFMTQRLAVLDAIGSAVANATDPLVIMATTTRILAAHLNLSNCAYADMDEDEDGFTIRGDWARAGSPHIVGHYRLADFGRLAVTNLRAGKPLVINDNLAELAPDEAATFQAIGIAATICVPLIKNGRLTALMAIHDKTPRVWSSHDLALLMEVTERSWAHIERTRADAAVREGLTALAELNATLEERVEERTTRLKQTEAALRQSQKLEAIGQLTGGVAHDFNNLLTIIRSSVDFLRMPNLSTERRNRYMTAVSETVERAAKLTSQLLAFARRQPLKPQVIDVGKQVQSLGDMLETVTGARIQVKVELCDRPCFIRADLSQFETALINMALNARDAMNGQGTLWLRLHCGDGMPPIRGHAGSRQAFTAIALADTGTGITSEVLEHIFEPFFTTKDVGKGTGLGLSQVFGFAKQSGGDVDVSTVVGEGTVFTLYLPEVEPEKTCEPAKEESPHLMLEKGQRRVLIVEDNLEVGRFANQILHDLGYETAWATNAEEALEMVGPDAKAFDAVFSDVVMPGISGIALAKELRRRRPDLPVVLTSGYSEELAYSGHEGFEFLSKPYSADQVSRILNRTMLGAE; translated from the coding sequence ATGACAGACTGGCTGCAAAGCTACGGAGAAATGGCCGAACGGATACGCGGCCATGATTGGGGCGAGAATCCGCTCGGGCCGCCGAAACAGTGGCCCGACGTGTTGAAAACCACCGTAGCGCTGAGCCTTGCCTCGCATTTCCCCCAGGCCATTGTGTGGGGGCCGGATTTGATCACGGTGTACAACGATGCATTCCTGACCATCCTCGGCAATAAGCCTGAAGCGCTGGGCCGGCGGTTCGATGAGGTCTGGCAGGAGGTCTGGAGCGACATTGGCCCGATCGTGCAGGGGGCTTTCGGCGGGCAAGCGACCTATATAGAAAACTTTCCCCTGGTTATCGAGCGTGGCGGCGGCCTTGAGCAGGCCTATTTCACCTTCTGCTATAGCCCCATTCGCGACCAGTTCGGCAAGGTCGTGGGCATGTTGGATACGGTCACCGAGACCACCTCGACGGTGTTCATGACCCAGCGCCTGGCGGTCTTGGATGCCATCGGCAGTGCGGTGGCGAACGCCACCGACCCGCTGGTGATCATGGCGACCACCACGCGGATTCTGGCGGCGCACCTGAACCTGTCCAATTGTGCGTATGCGGACATGGATGAGGATGAGGACGGTTTCACGATTCGCGGCGATTGGGCCCGGGCCGGCTCGCCCCATATTGTCGGACACTATCGGCTGGCGGATTTCGGTCGGCTGGCGGTCACCAACCTGCGCGCTGGCAAACCGCTGGTAATCAACGATAACTTGGCAGAGCTGGCGCCAGACGAAGCGGCAACGTTCCAGGCGATTGGTATCGCCGCGACCATTTGCGTCCCGCTGATCAAGAATGGGCGTTTGACGGCGTTGATGGCCATCCACGATAAAACCCCCCGAGTCTGGTCATCCCATGATCTGGCGCTGCTGATGGAAGTCACCGAGCGGTCCTGGGCCCATATCGAACGCACCCGCGCCGACGCCGCCGTGCGTGAAGGGCTGACCGCTTTGGCTGAGCTGAATGCGACGCTGGAGGAACGCGTGGAGGAACGCACCACCCGTCTCAAGCAGACCGAAGCGGCGCTACGCCAGTCGCAAAAACTCGAGGCCATTGGCCAGCTTACGGGCGGCGTAGCCCATGACTTCAATAACCTGCTGACGATCATCCGCTCCTCCGTCGACTTCCTGCGCATGCCCAACCTGTCCACTGAGCGTCGCAATCGCTACATGACAGCGGTTTCCGAGACCGTGGAGCGCGCCGCCAAGTTGACCAGCCAACTGCTGGCGTTTGCCCGGCGTCAGCCGTTGAAGCCGCAAGTCATCGATGTGGGCAAGCAGGTGCAGAGCCTGGGGGACATGCTGGAAACCGTCACGGGGGCGCGCATTCAGGTCAAGGTCGAGTTGTGCGACCGACCGTGTTTCATCCGTGCGGATCTGAGCCAGTTCGAAACGGCCCTGATCAACATGGCGCTGAACGCCCGGGATGCCATGAATGGGCAGGGCACGTTGTGGCTTCGGCTTCATTGCGGTGATGGCATGCCGCCGATCCGCGGTCATGCCGGGTCCCGACAGGCCTTTACTGCTATTGCCCTGGCGGACACCGGCACCGGTATTACCTCAGAAGTGCTTGAGCACATCTTCGAACCCTTTTTCACCACCAAGGACGTGGGCAAGGGCACCGGGCTGGGGTTGTCCCAGGTGTTCGGGTTTGCCAAGCAGTCTGGCGGCGACGTCGATGTTTCGACCGTGGTTGGGGAGGGAACGGTATTTACCTTGTACCTTCCGGAAGTGGAACCCGAAAAAACCTGTGAGCCGGCCAAGGAAGAAAGCCCGCATCTGATGCTGGAAAAGGGCCAGCGCCGGGTGTTGATCGTGGAAGACAACCTCGAGGTAGGGCGTTTTGCGAACCAGATCCTCCACGACCTGGGCTACGAAACGGCCTGGGCGACCAACGCCGAAGAGGCGCTGGAAATGGTTGGCCCGGATGCGAAGGCATTCGATGCGGTATTTTCTGACGTCGTCATGCCGGGCATCAGCGGCATAGCCCTGGCCAAGGAATTGCGTCGGCGTCGCCCGGACCTGCCGGTGGTCCTGACGTCTGGTTATAGCGAAGAGTTGGCCTACAGTGGTCATGAAGGCTTTGAGTTTTTGTCCAAACCTTATTCAGCCGATCAGGTTTCGCGGATTTTAAACCGGACGATGTTGGGGGCTGAGTGA
- a CDS encoding phosphoadenylyl-sulfate reductase, producing the protein MSPSFDVVELATTYANKSPQDILKLAFAEFGDDLWISFSGAEDVVLVDMAWKLNKNVKVFSLDTGRLHPETYRFIDQVREHYKIEIELVSPDYTKLEPFVKEKGLFSFYKDGHGECCGIRKIEPLRRKLSDVRAWATGQRRDQSPGTRSQVAVLEIDTAFSTPERTLYKFNPLSQMTSEEVWGYIRMLELPYNSLHERGFISIGCEPCTRPVLPNQHEREGRWWWEEATQKECGLHAGNIISKSKA; encoded by the coding sequence ATGAGCCCATCGTTTGACGTCGTGGAACTCGCCACGACCTATGCCAACAAGTCCCCGCAGGACATCCTCAAATTGGCCTTCGCCGAGTTCGGCGATGACCTGTGGATATCTTTTAGCGGCGCCGAAGACGTGGTGCTGGTGGACATGGCCTGGAAGCTGAACAAGAACGTCAAGGTATTCAGCCTCGATACCGGTCGCCTGCACCCGGAAACCTACCGTTTCATCGACCAGGTGCGCGAGCACTACAAGATCGAGATCGAACTGGTTTCGCCGGACTACACGAAACTTGAACCCTTCGTGAAGGAAAAAGGCCTGTTCAGCTTCTACAAGGACGGCCACGGCGAGTGCTGCGGCATCCGCAAGATCGAGCCGCTGCGGCGCAAGCTCAGCGATGTCCGCGCCTGGGCCACCGGCCAGCGCCGCGACCAGAGCCCCGGTACCCGCAGCCAGGTGGCCGTGCTGGAAATCGACACGGCGTTTTCCACCCCGGAGCGCACCCTGTACAAGTTCAACCCGCTGTCGCAGATGACCAGTGAAGAAGTCTGGGGTTACATCCGCATGCTGGAGCTGCCTTACAACAGCCTGCATGAACGCGGCTTCATCAGCATTGGTTGCGAGCCCTGCACCCGCCCAGTACTGCCAAACCAGCACGAACGCGAAGGGCGTTGGTGGTGGGAAGAAGCCACGCAGAAAGAATGCGGGCTGCACGCCGGCAATATCATCAGCAAATCCAAGGCTTGA
- the thrH gene encoding bifunctional phosphoserine phosphatase/homoserine phosphotransferase ThrH: MEIACLDLEGVLVPEIWIAFAEKTGIESLRATTRDIPDYDVLMKQRLRILDEHGLKLSDIQEVIATLKPLDGAIEFVDWLRERFQVVILSDTFYEFSQPLMRQLGFPTLLCHRLITDDSGRVTGYQLRQKDPKRQSVLAFKSLYYRVVAAGDSYNDTTMLGEADAGILFHAPENVIREFPQFPAVHSFAELKQEFIKASNRTLVL, encoded by the coding sequence GTGGAAATTGCCTGTCTCGACCTGGAAGGTGTGCTGGTCCCGGAAATCTGGATCGCCTTCGCTGAAAAAACCGGGATTGAATCCCTCAGGGCAACCACTCGGGACATTCCCGACTATGACGTGCTGATGAAGCAACGGTTGCGCATCCTCGATGAACACGGCCTCAAGCTGTCCGATATCCAGGAAGTCATCGCCACGCTCAAGCCGCTGGATGGCGCTATCGAGTTCGTCGACTGGCTGCGCGAGCGTTTCCAGGTGGTGATCCTTTCCGACACATTCTATGAATTTTCCCAACCCTTGATGCGTCAACTCGGTTTCCCGACTTTGCTCTGCCATCGATTGATTACCGATGACAGCGGGCGGGTGACCGGGTACCAGCTACGCCAGAAAGATCCCAAGCGCCAGTCGGTCCTGGCTTTCAAGAGCCTGTACTACCGCGTGGTTGCGGCGGGGGACTCCTACAACGACACCACGATGCTGGGCGAAGCCGACGCCGGGATTCTGTTTCATGCGCCTGAGAATGTGATCCGTGAGTTCCCGCAATTCCCGGCGGTGCACAGTTTTGCCGAGTTGAAGCAGGAATTCATCAAGGCTTCGAACCGGACCTTGGTCCTGTAA
- a CDS encoding glycine zipper domain-containing protein, with product MRLTLSTLVLGLLVAQGAMAAGDGTAAVGGGLGGVLGNVVGQQMGGSTGAAIGAGVGGAAGSAVGARKGSRTEAAIGGGLGSAGGSIVGNRLGGSTGSTIGAGVGGAAGGALGSNLSNDNDGHSGGKKHKHKHKRKHR from the coding sequence ATGCGTTTGACTTTGTCCACCTTGGTGCTTGGGCTTTTGGTAGCCCAGGGCGCGATGGCTGCCGGTGACGGTACCGCTGCAGTCGGCGGGGGTTTGGGCGGTGTATTGGGTAACGTGGTCGGCCAGCAGATGGGCGGCAGCACAGGTGCCGCGATTGGCGCCGGCGTCGGTGGTGCAGCCGGCAGTGCGGTGGGTGCGCGTAAAGGCAGCCGTACGGAAGCGGCTATTGGTGGCGGCTTGGGTTCGGCCGGTGGTTCAATTGTCGGCAATCGCCTGGGCGGCTCTACCGGTTCTACCATCGGCGCGGGCGTTGGCGGCGCGGCGGGTGGCGCATTAGGCAGCAACCTGTCGAATGACAACGACGGTCACTCGGGTGGTAAGAAGCACAAGCACAAACATAAAAGAAAGCATCGCTAA
- a CDS encoding short-chain dehydrogenase has protein sequence MNQYMGLTSNADDQPLYVDTTAPLHILLDAAAYRIRAATQFLENIAMRDDQTIDPATLQDLAQLCCIPLRDGCDVMDVIARRLDAAPAGSTV, from the coding sequence ATGAACCAATATATGGGCCTCACCAGCAACGCCGACGACCAACCCCTCTACGTCGATACCACCGCCCCGCTACACATCCTGCTCGATGCAGCAGCCTACCGAATCCGTGCCGCTACCCAGTTTCTGGAAAACATCGCGATGCGTGACGACCAGACCATCGACCCAGCCACCCTTCAGGATCTGGCGCAGCTTTGTTGCATTCCGCTGCGCGATGGTTGCGACGTGATGGATGTGATTGCGCGACGGTTGGATGCGGCGCCTGCAGGTTCCACTGTATAA
- the pabB gene encoding aminodeoxychorismate synthase component I, translated as MPTCFVHPLPYRANPAEYFAAIRHAPGSVLLDSGRPSAERGRYDLLSAWPLEQLAVQPDENGGDFLQRLRTQLTQLGHAVLPDMVQLPFAGGLIGYLSYDFGRHLEALPSHAKDDLQLPDARFGVYDWAMVTDHQAGTSQLVFHPHCGEGERQRLIALFSQPAVLPMAAFSLQGTMTPDLSAEAYRQAFERIQAYIQAGDCYQVNFAQRFRASCEGDAWVAYQALRAACPTPFSGFQSLPDGGAVLSLSPERFVKVSQGHVETRPIKGTRPRGTTPGEDAVYAAELLASPKDRAENLMIVDLLRNDLGRTCRIGSVRVPELFSLESYPNVHHLVSSVTGELADEKDALDLIAGSFPGGSITGAPKIRAMQIIDELEPTRRGLYCGSLLYLDVRGEMDSSIAIRSLLVKDGQVCCWGGGGIVADSDWQAEYQESITKVRVLLETLQNL; from the coding sequence ATGCCAACCTGCTTCGTACACCCGTTGCCCTACCGCGCCAACCCTGCCGAGTATTTCGCGGCGATCCGCCATGCCCCCGGTAGCGTGCTGCTCGACAGCGGCCGGCCGAGCGCCGAACGCGGTCGTTATGACCTGCTCAGCGCCTGGCCGCTGGAGCAGCTGGCGGTGCAACCGGACGAGAACGGTGGCGATTTCCTTCAACGCTTACGCACTCAACTGACACAGCTGGGGCATGCAGTCTTGCCAGACATGGTGCAATTGCCCTTCGCCGGTGGCCTGATCGGCTACTTGAGCTACGACTTCGGCCGACACCTCGAAGCCCTGCCGTCCCACGCCAAAGACGACCTGCAACTGCCCGATGCGCGTTTCGGTGTGTACGACTGGGCGATGGTCACCGATCATCAGGCCGGCACCAGCCAACTGGTGTTCCATCCCCATTGTGGCGAAGGCGAACGCCAGCGCCTGATCGCGCTGTTCAGCCAGCCGGCCGTGTTACCCATGGCCGCCTTCAGCCTTCAAGGCACCATGACGCCTGACCTCAGCGCCGAAGCTTATCGACAGGCGTTCGAACGTATCCAGGCGTATATCCAGGCCGGCGACTGCTACCAGGTCAACTTTGCCCAGCGTTTTCGCGCGTCCTGTGAAGGCGACGCCTGGGTCGCCTACCAGGCGCTGCGGGCGGCTTGCCCGACGCCATTCTCAGGCTTCCAGAGCCTGCCGGATGGCGGTGCGGTGCTGAGTCTGTCGCCGGAACGCTTCGTCAAGGTCAGCCAGGGCCACGTGGAAACCCGACCCATCAAGGGCACCCGCCCCCGGGGCACTACGCCTGGCGAAGACGCGGTCTACGCCGCCGAACTGCTGGCCAGCCCCAAGGATCGGGCGGAAAACCTGATGATCGTCGACCTGCTGCGCAATGACCTGGGCCGCACCTGCCGTATCGGTTCGGTGCGGGTGCCGGAGTTGTTCAGCCTGGAAAGCTACCCGAACGTGCATCACCTGGTCAGCAGCGTGACCGGCGAGCTGGCCGACGAGAAGGATGCCCTGGACCTGATCGCCGGCAGCTTCCCTGGCGGCTCGATCACCGGCGCCCCGAAAATCCGCGCCATGCAGATCATCGACGAACTCGAGCCGACCCGGCGCGGGCTGTATTGTGGCTCGTTGCTGTACCTGGACGTGCGCGGGGAAATGGACAGTTCCATCGCCATCCGCAGTTTGCTGGTCAAGGATGGCCAGGTGTGTTGCTGGGGCGGCGGCGGGATTGTCGCGGACTCGGATTGGCAGGCGGAATACCAGGAGTCGATTACCAAGGTCAGGGTGCTGCTGGAAACCTTGCAGAATTTGTAA
- a CDS encoding 3-oxoacyl-ACP reductase family protein, which yields MSTQTLSGKVALIQGGSRGIGAAIVKRLAAEGAAVAFTYVSSAAKSEELQNSITATGGKALAIKADSADADAIRNAVAATVEAFGRLDILVNNAGVLAMAPLDEFKLEDFDQTLAINVRSVFVATQAAARHMTEGGRVINIGSTNADRMPFAGGAPYAMSKSALVGLTKGLARDLGPRGITVNNVQPGPVDTDMNPADSDFASSLMSLMAIGRYGNVDEIASFVAYLAGPEAGYITGASLTIDGGFGA from the coding sequence ATGAGCACGCAAACATTGAGCGGTAAAGTCGCCTTGATCCAAGGCGGTTCTCGCGGCATCGGCGCCGCCATCGTCAAACGCCTCGCAGCAGAAGGCGCCGCGGTGGCCTTCACCTACGTCAGCTCTGCCGCAAAGTCTGAAGAACTGCAAAACAGCATTACCGCAACGGGCGGCAAGGCCTTGGCGATCAAGGCCGACAGCGCCGACGCCGACGCCATCCGCAATGCCGTCGCTGCCACGGTCGAGGCCTTCGGCCGGTTGGACATCCTGGTCAACAATGCCGGCGTGCTGGCCATGGCACCGCTGGACGAATTCAAACTCGAAGACTTCGACCAGACCCTGGCGATCAACGTGCGCAGCGTGTTCGTCGCCACCCAGGCCGCCGCGCGACACATGACCGAAGGTGGTCGGGTCATCAACATCGGCAGCACCAACGCCGACCGCATGCCCTTCGCCGGTGGCGCGCCTTACGCCATGAGCAAATCCGCGCTGGTGGGCCTGACCAAAGGCCTGGCCCGTGACCTCGGCCCGCGGGGCATCACCGTCAACAATGTGCAGCCCGGCCCAGTGGACACCGACATGAACCCGGCCGACAGCGACTTCGCCTCCAGCCTGATGTCGCTGATGGCGATCGGGCGCTACGGCAACGTCGACGAAATCGCCAGCTTCGTTGCCTATCTGGCAGGGCCGGAAGCCGGCTACATCACCGGCGCCAGCCTGACCATCGACGGTGGTTTCGGCGCCTGA